Proteins encoded in a region of the Triticum dicoccoides isolate Atlit2015 ecotype Zavitan chromosome 3A, WEW_v2.0, whole genome shotgun sequence genome:
- the LOC119267155 gene encoding DEAD-box ATP-dependent RNA helicase 40-like isoform X1, which translates to MAGAEAAADSSGPRFAPDDPTLPAPWKALIDGETLYYWNPETNLTQYDKPGAAAPPLPAAAPTPAPGAFAQPGMQQQQPPQQQQQQPQQTAQQPPFQYQGQQAQQPPFQYQGQQAQQPPFQYQGQQAQQPLFQYQQQQEQMPNQQGSQQPVAPQYPNAHQQPMPYQHGHYMQPQQQYSYQVGQQPQMSQTQYNQGQQMPIPQAANQGQQPTMPPGAYNQGQRPPMPQAAYSHGQRPPMPQSAYNQGQQPQMPHASYNQGQQLQGTRMPQTQVQHTQQSPGFHQPAQASQGLQASQPQVPQMSPQQGQLQHGFQFTPQQGKQPHHGHLVSQHGQQNTTVKVDAGAHHEGKQTGFSLPLSQQHGQVPLSNQTLPSSHQRPEAHNQLNIHGVGGPPYPAKHHLGGSSPGETNNVSFLSAPAQTHQGGVDTNYQQQLASSHVVPNHIAPSPGRPPIGFKRGNSEDQFEKNEALSSGRFDGINALHQQPKPAALPPPQNHLQDMRNGPPYSQPDNFGGYNMAPPHLVQNPLNNGPFPIGALARPPSGTFSPPDFPSVASVDAYRQHHEVTAVGENVPPPFMTFEATGFPPEILSEVHAAGFLNPTPIQAQTWPVALQSRDIVAIAKTGSGKTLGYLIPAFVHLRRCQNNPMSGPTVLVLAPTRELASQIQDEAIKFGRSSRVSCTCLYGGAPKGPQLRELERGADIVVATPGRLNDILEMRKISLHQISLLVLDEADRMLDMGFEPQIRKIVDEIPRNRQTLMYTATWPKEVTKIAGDLLRNPVQINIGSIDELVANKSITQYVEMVPPMDKQRRLEQILRAEERGSKIIIFCSTKKMCDQLARSIGRSFGAASIHGDKSQGERDHILGQFRTGIVPVLVATDVAARGLDIKDIRVVINYDFPTGIEDYVHRIGRTGRAGATGVAYTFFSEQDWKYAADLVKVLDGTGQQVPPELQQMAARGASGAPRNQAGGMSRWDSPGGGSRFESAVGGPGCYGGIREGPGGFGGRDGPGGFIDRDGPGRFGDRDGPGRFGGRETPDGFGGRDGPGGFDGRMGPGPGGFGGREGPGGFGGREGPGPSGFSGRGGRGSDGFGRRGGASPGRFGGHGGRGDSPGFGGRGRGDSSGFGGRGRGDFSGGRGGRGRGFGGRGRSDRGPHDRFISDGRGRYDGRRGFDKGRGRSYSRSPDRSRSRGYDRRSDSRSLSSRSRSRSRSWSRSRSRSRSWSRSRSRSRSRSRSRDQGPVERRPRVRSGFDVLPPATEAGAAVTGPLPVPLPGSVSDGTAPIPRQSLADASDMSPMSPGGLVHVQEGAPFMGGNDANISSRQADQPSQATDLAIPLSFSATANFPGPAVQQDAP; encoded by the exons ATGGCGGGAGCAGAGGCTGCCGCGGATTCATCGGGCCCGCGGTTCGCCCCTGACGACCCGACGCTCCCTGCGCCTTGGAAAGCACTAATCGACGGCGAGACGCTCTACTACTGGAACCCTGAGACCAACCTCACTCAGTATGACAAGCCGGGTGCGGCCGCGCCTCCCTTGCCCGCGGCTGCGCCCACGCCAGCGCCCGGGGCTTTTGCGCAGCCTGGCATGCAGCAGCAACAGcccccgcagcagcagcagcagcagccgcaacagacggCACAGCAACCGCCGTTTCAGTATCAAGGTCAGCAAGCACAGCAACCGCCGTTTCAGTATCAAGGTCAGCAAGCACAGCAACCGCCGTTTCAGTATCAAGGTCAGCAAGCACAGCAACCGCTGTTTCAGTATCAACAGCAGCAAGAACagatgccgaaccagcaagggtcaCAACAGCCAGTAGCTCCTCAGTACCCAAACGCTCATCAGCAGCCAATGCCATATCAGCACGGTCATTATATGCAACCCCAGCAGCAATATTCATATCAGGTGGGCCAGCAGCCACAAATGTCGCAAACTCAGTATAATCAAGGCCAGCAGATGCCAATCCCGCAAGCTGCCAATCAAGGTCAGCAGCCAACGATGCCACCAGGAGCTTACAATCAAGGTCAGCGTCCACCGATGCCGCAAGCTGCCTACAGTCATGGCCAGCGCCCCCCTATGCCACAATCTGCCTACAATCAAGGCCAGCAGCCACAAATGCCGCATGCTTCTTACAATCAAGGTCAGCAGTTGCAGGGAACAAGGATGCCTCAGACTCAAGTGCAACACACACAACAATCACCAGGCTTTCATCAACCTGCCCAGGCTTCACAAGGCTTGCAAGCTTCACAGCCTCAAGTACCTCAAATGTCCCCCCAACAGGGCCAACTCCAGCATGGCTTCCAGTTCACCCCTCAACAGGGAAAACAACCACATCATGGTCATCTTGTCTCCCAACATGGGCAACAAAATACCACGGTGAAGGTTGATGCAGGAGCTCATCATGAAGGAAAGCAGACTGGCTTTTCCTTACCGCTTAGTCAGCAGCATGGCCAAGTTCCTCTTTCAAACCAGACGTTGCCTTCAAGTCATCAACGTCCTGAAGCCCATAATCAACTAAATATTCATGGAGTCGGAGGGCCACCATATCCTGCAAAGCATCATCTTGGTGGATCATCCCCAGGTGAAACTAATAACGTTAGTTTCTTGAGCGCGCCTGCTCAAACACATCAAGGCGGAGTGGATACTAACTACCAGCAACAACTGGCTAGTAGCCATGTAGTTCCCAATCATATTGCTCCTTCACCGGGTCGACCTCCAATAGGTTTCAAGAGGGGCAATAGTGAAGATCAATTTGAAAAAAATGAGGCTCTCTCCTCTGGGAGGTTTGATGGAATAAATGCTCTCCATCAGCAGCCAAAACCTGCCGCTCTTCCACCCCCACAAAATCACCTG CAGGATATGAGGAATGGCCCACCTTATTCCCAGCCAGATAATTTTGGGGGTTATAACATGGCACCTCCACATTTGGTACAAAACCCACTTAACAATGGTCCATTTCCTATCGGAGCTTTAGCGAGGCCACCATCCGGAACATTTTCTCCTCCTGATTTCCCAAGTGTCGCTTCAGTAGATGCATATCGTCAACACCATGAAGTAACTGCAGTG GGTGAGAATGTTCCTCCTCCATTTATGACATTTGAGGCTACTGGATTCCCCCCAGAGATCCTGAGTGAG GTTCATGCTGCTGGCTTCTTAAACCCCACCCCAATTCAGGCTCAAACATGGCCTGTTGCACTTCAAAGCAGGGACATAGTAGCTATTGCCAAGACGGGATCAGGGAAGACACTGGGGTACCTTATTCCTGCTTTTGTACATCTGAGGAGATGCCAAAACAATCCAATGTCGGGCCCTACAGTGTTGGTTTTGGCCCCTACTCGTGAGCTTGCTTCACAAATACAAGATGAAGCAATTAAGTTTGGTCGATCATCTAGAGTATCATGCACA TGCCTGTATGGTGGAGCTCCAAAGGGACCTCAGCTCAGAGAACTTGAGCGTGGAGCAGATATTGTGGTAGCTACACCTGGACGACTCAATGATATCCTGGAAATGAGGAAGATTAGCCTCCATCAGATTTCATTACTTGTGCTTGATGAAGCTGACCGCATGCTTGACATGGGCTTTGAGCCACAAATACGGAAGATTGTTGACGAGATTCCTCGTAATAGACAAACTCTGATGTACACTGCCACTTGGCCAAAGGAGGTTACAAAAATAGCTGGGGATTTATTGAGAAATCCTGTCCAGATCAATATTGGTAGCATTGATGAACTTGTTGCCAACAAATCCATCACACAG TATGTAGAGATGGTTCCACCCATGGATAAGCAACGTCGCTTGGAGCAGATTCTTAGAGCAGAAGAAAGGGGCTCAAAGATCATCATATTTTGCTCAACCAAGAAAATGTGCGATCAGCTTGCTCGTAGCATTGGTCGTAGTTTTGGTGCTGCAAGCATTCACGGCGACAAATCACAGGGTGAAAGGGATCATATTCTGGGTCAGTTTCGGACTGGTATTGTGCCAGTATTAGTGGCCACAGATGTTGCTGCTCGTGGACTTGACATCAAAGACATCAG AGTGGTGATCAATTATGACTTCCCAACTGGGATCGAAGACTATGTGCATCGCATAGGGCGTACAGGAAGGGCTGGGGCTACTGGAGTTGCATACACTTTCTTCTCTGAGCAAGATTGGAAATATGCTGCTGATTTGGTGAAAGTTTTGGATGGTACTGGTCAGCAGGTACCTCCAGAGCTGCAACAGATGGCTGCACGGGGTGCATCTGGTGCTCCAAGAAACCAGGCTGGTGGCATGAGCCGTTGGGATAGTCCTGGTGGCGGTAGTCGTTTTGAATCTGCTGTTGGCGGCCCTGGTTGTTATGGTGGAATTAGGGAGGGCCCTGGAGGCTTTGGTGGTCGAGATGGGCCAGGTGGATTTATTGATCGGGATGGCCCGGGCAGATTTGGTGATCGAGATGGCCCCGGCCGCTTTGGTGGTCGAGAGACTCCTGACGGCTTTGGTGGTCGGGATGGCCCTGGTGGCTTCGATGGACGGATGGGCCCTGGTCCTGGTGGATTTGGTGGAAGGGAGGGGCCTGGTGGATTTGGTGGAAGGGAAGGTCCTGGACCCAGTGGCTTCAGCGGGAGAGGGGGGCGTGGGTCTGATGGCTTTGGCAGGAGAGGTGGAGCAAGCCCTGGTAGATTTGGTGGTCACGGTGGCAGGGGTGATTCTCCTGGTTTTGGTGGTCGTGGTAGGGGTGATTCTTCTGGTTTTGGTGGACGAGGCCGGGGTGATTTCTCTGGTGGACGTGGTGGAAGAGGGCGTGGATTTGGAGGACGGGGACGTTCTGACCGAGGTCCACATGATCGTTTTATCTCAGATGGACGTGGAAGGTATGATGGCCGTCGAGGATTTGACAAGGGTCGAGGCAGGAGCTACAGCCGTAGCCCAGATAGAAGCCGCTCGCGAGGCTATGACAGAAGAAGTGATAGCAGGAGCCTAAGTAGTAGGAGCAGAAGCCGTAGCAGAAGCTGGTCACGCAGCAGGAGCCGCAGCAGGAGTTGGTCACGGAGCCGCAGCCGTAGTCGCAGCAGGAGCAGAAGCCGTGATCAGGGTCCAGTAGAACGCAGGCCGCGGGTAAGATCTGGTTTTGATGTGCTGCCACCTGCAACTGAAGCTGGAGCTGCTGTAACTGGGCCACTTCCTGTACCACTACCTGGTTCAGTGTCTGATGGTACTGCACCCATACCTAGACAATCGCTGGCGGACGCATCTGATATGTCACCTATGTCGCCTGGTGGCTTGGTCCATGTCCAGGAGGGTGCACCGTTCATGGGTGGGAACGATGCCAACATTAGCAGCAGACAGGCTGACCAGCCTTCCCAAGCGACTGATCTAGCAATACCACTGAGCTTCTCTGCAACTGCAAATTTTCCAGGGCCGGCAGTTCAGCAGGATGCCCCATGA
- the LOC119267155 gene encoding DEAD-box ATP-dependent RNA helicase 40-like isoform X2, protein MAGAEAAADSSGPRFAPDDPTLPAPWKALIDGETLYYWNPETNLTQYDKPGAAAPPLPAAAPTPAPGAFAQPGMQQQQPPQQQQQQPQQTAQQPPFQYQGQQAQQPPFQYQGQQAQQPPFQYQGQQAQQPLFQYQQQQEQMPNQQGSQQPVAPQYPNAHQQPMPYQHGHYMQPQQQYSYQVGQQPQMSQTQYNQGQQMPIPQAANQGQQPTMPPGAYNQGQRPPMPQAAYSHGQRPPMPQSAYNQGQQPQMPHASYNQGQQLQGTRMPQTQVQHTQQSPGFHQPAQASQGLQASQPQVPQMSPQQGQLQHGFQFTPQQGKQPHHGHLVSQHGQQNTTVKVDAGAHHEGKQTGFSLPLSQQHGQVPLSNQTLPSSHQRPEAHNQLNIHGVGGPPYPAKHHLGGSSPGETNNVSFLSAPAQTHQGGVDTNYQQQLASSHVVPNHIAPSPGRPPIGFKRGNSEDQFEKNEALSSGRFDGINALHQQPKPAALPPPQNHLDMRNGPPYSQPDNFGGYNMAPPHLVQNPLNNGPFPIGALARPPSGTFSPPDFPSVASVDAYRQHHEVTAVGENVPPPFMTFEATGFPPEILSEVHAAGFLNPTPIQAQTWPVALQSRDIVAIAKTGSGKTLGYLIPAFVHLRRCQNNPMSGPTVLVLAPTRELASQIQDEAIKFGRSSRVSCTCLYGGAPKGPQLRELERGADIVVATPGRLNDILEMRKISLHQISLLVLDEADRMLDMGFEPQIRKIVDEIPRNRQTLMYTATWPKEVTKIAGDLLRNPVQINIGSIDELVANKSITQYVEMVPPMDKQRRLEQILRAEERGSKIIIFCSTKKMCDQLARSIGRSFGAASIHGDKSQGERDHILGQFRTGIVPVLVATDVAARGLDIKDIRVVINYDFPTGIEDYVHRIGRTGRAGATGVAYTFFSEQDWKYAADLVKVLDGTGQQVPPELQQMAARGASGAPRNQAGGMSRWDSPGGGSRFESAVGGPGCYGGIREGPGGFGGRDGPGGFIDRDGPGRFGDRDGPGRFGGRETPDGFGGRDGPGGFDGRMGPGPGGFGGREGPGGFGGREGPGPSGFSGRGGRGSDGFGRRGGASPGRFGGHGGRGDSPGFGGRGRGDSSGFGGRGRGDFSGGRGGRGRGFGGRGRSDRGPHDRFISDGRGRYDGRRGFDKGRGRSYSRSPDRSRSRGYDRRSDSRSLSSRSRSRSRSWSRSRSRSRSWSRSRSRSRSRSRSRDQGPVERRPRVRSGFDVLPPATEAGAAVTGPLPVPLPGSVSDGTAPIPRQSLADASDMSPMSPGGLVHVQEGAPFMGGNDANISSRQADQPSQATDLAIPLSFSATANFPGPAVQQDAP, encoded by the exons ATGGCGGGAGCAGAGGCTGCCGCGGATTCATCGGGCCCGCGGTTCGCCCCTGACGACCCGACGCTCCCTGCGCCTTGGAAAGCACTAATCGACGGCGAGACGCTCTACTACTGGAACCCTGAGACCAACCTCACTCAGTATGACAAGCCGGGTGCGGCCGCGCCTCCCTTGCCCGCGGCTGCGCCCACGCCAGCGCCCGGGGCTTTTGCGCAGCCTGGCATGCAGCAGCAACAGcccccgcagcagcagcagcagcagccgcaacagacggCACAGCAACCGCCGTTTCAGTATCAAGGTCAGCAAGCACAGCAACCGCCGTTTCAGTATCAAGGTCAGCAAGCACAGCAACCGCCGTTTCAGTATCAAGGTCAGCAAGCACAGCAACCGCTGTTTCAGTATCAACAGCAGCAAGAACagatgccgaaccagcaagggtcaCAACAGCCAGTAGCTCCTCAGTACCCAAACGCTCATCAGCAGCCAATGCCATATCAGCACGGTCATTATATGCAACCCCAGCAGCAATATTCATATCAGGTGGGCCAGCAGCCACAAATGTCGCAAACTCAGTATAATCAAGGCCAGCAGATGCCAATCCCGCAAGCTGCCAATCAAGGTCAGCAGCCAACGATGCCACCAGGAGCTTACAATCAAGGTCAGCGTCCACCGATGCCGCAAGCTGCCTACAGTCATGGCCAGCGCCCCCCTATGCCACAATCTGCCTACAATCAAGGCCAGCAGCCACAAATGCCGCATGCTTCTTACAATCAAGGTCAGCAGTTGCAGGGAACAAGGATGCCTCAGACTCAAGTGCAACACACACAACAATCACCAGGCTTTCATCAACCTGCCCAGGCTTCACAAGGCTTGCAAGCTTCACAGCCTCAAGTACCTCAAATGTCCCCCCAACAGGGCCAACTCCAGCATGGCTTCCAGTTCACCCCTCAACAGGGAAAACAACCACATCATGGTCATCTTGTCTCCCAACATGGGCAACAAAATACCACGGTGAAGGTTGATGCAGGAGCTCATCATGAAGGAAAGCAGACTGGCTTTTCCTTACCGCTTAGTCAGCAGCATGGCCAAGTTCCTCTTTCAAACCAGACGTTGCCTTCAAGTCATCAACGTCCTGAAGCCCATAATCAACTAAATATTCATGGAGTCGGAGGGCCACCATATCCTGCAAAGCATCATCTTGGTGGATCATCCCCAGGTGAAACTAATAACGTTAGTTTCTTGAGCGCGCCTGCTCAAACACATCAAGGCGGAGTGGATACTAACTACCAGCAACAACTGGCTAGTAGCCATGTAGTTCCCAATCATATTGCTCCTTCACCGGGTCGACCTCCAATAGGTTTCAAGAGGGGCAATAGTGAAGATCAATTTGAAAAAAATGAGGCTCTCTCCTCTGGGAGGTTTGATGGAATAAATGCTCTCCATCAGCAGCCAAAACCTGCCGCTCTTCCACCCCCACAAAATCACCTG GATATGAGGAATGGCCCACCTTATTCCCAGCCAGATAATTTTGGGGGTTATAACATGGCACCTCCACATTTGGTACAAAACCCACTTAACAATGGTCCATTTCCTATCGGAGCTTTAGCGAGGCCACCATCCGGAACATTTTCTCCTCCTGATTTCCCAAGTGTCGCTTCAGTAGATGCATATCGTCAACACCATGAAGTAACTGCAGTG GGTGAGAATGTTCCTCCTCCATTTATGACATTTGAGGCTACTGGATTCCCCCCAGAGATCCTGAGTGAG GTTCATGCTGCTGGCTTCTTAAACCCCACCCCAATTCAGGCTCAAACATGGCCTGTTGCACTTCAAAGCAGGGACATAGTAGCTATTGCCAAGACGGGATCAGGGAAGACACTGGGGTACCTTATTCCTGCTTTTGTACATCTGAGGAGATGCCAAAACAATCCAATGTCGGGCCCTACAGTGTTGGTTTTGGCCCCTACTCGTGAGCTTGCTTCACAAATACAAGATGAAGCAATTAAGTTTGGTCGATCATCTAGAGTATCATGCACA TGCCTGTATGGTGGAGCTCCAAAGGGACCTCAGCTCAGAGAACTTGAGCGTGGAGCAGATATTGTGGTAGCTACACCTGGACGACTCAATGATATCCTGGAAATGAGGAAGATTAGCCTCCATCAGATTTCATTACTTGTGCTTGATGAAGCTGACCGCATGCTTGACATGGGCTTTGAGCCACAAATACGGAAGATTGTTGACGAGATTCCTCGTAATAGACAAACTCTGATGTACACTGCCACTTGGCCAAAGGAGGTTACAAAAATAGCTGGGGATTTATTGAGAAATCCTGTCCAGATCAATATTGGTAGCATTGATGAACTTGTTGCCAACAAATCCATCACACAG TATGTAGAGATGGTTCCACCCATGGATAAGCAACGTCGCTTGGAGCAGATTCTTAGAGCAGAAGAAAGGGGCTCAAAGATCATCATATTTTGCTCAACCAAGAAAATGTGCGATCAGCTTGCTCGTAGCATTGGTCGTAGTTTTGGTGCTGCAAGCATTCACGGCGACAAATCACAGGGTGAAAGGGATCATATTCTGGGTCAGTTTCGGACTGGTATTGTGCCAGTATTAGTGGCCACAGATGTTGCTGCTCGTGGACTTGACATCAAAGACATCAG AGTGGTGATCAATTATGACTTCCCAACTGGGATCGAAGACTATGTGCATCGCATAGGGCGTACAGGAAGGGCTGGGGCTACTGGAGTTGCATACACTTTCTTCTCTGAGCAAGATTGGAAATATGCTGCTGATTTGGTGAAAGTTTTGGATGGTACTGGTCAGCAGGTACCTCCAGAGCTGCAACAGATGGCTGCACGGGGTGCATCTGGTGCTCCAAGAAACCAGGCTGGTGGCATGAGCCGTTGGGATAGTCCTGGTGGCGGTAGTCGTTTTGAATCTGCTGTTGGCGGCCCTGGTTGTTATGGTGGAATTAGGGAGGGCCCTGGAGGCTTTGGTGGTCGAGATGGGCCAGGTGGATTTATTGATCGGGATGGCCCGGGCAGATTTGGTGATCGAGATGGCCCCGGCCGCTTTGGTGGTCGAGAGACTCCTGACGGCTTTGGTGGTCGGGATGGCCCTGGTGGCTTCGATGGACGGATGGGCCCTGGTCCTGGTGGATTTGGTGGAAGGGAGGGGCCTGGTGGATTTGGTGGAAGGGAAGGTCCTGGACCCAGTGGCTTCAGCGGGAGAGGGGGGCGTGGGTCTGATGGCTTTGGCAGGAGAGGTGGAGCAAGCCCTGGTAGATTTGGTGGTCACGGTGGCAGGGGTGATTCTCCTGGTTTTGGTGGTCGTGGTAGGGGTGATTCTTCTGGTTTTGGTGGACGAGGCCGGGGTGATTTCTCTGGTGGACGTGGTGGAAGAGGGCGTGGATTTGGAGGACGGGGACGTTCTGACCGAGGTCCACATGATCGTTTTATCTCAGATGGACGTGGAAGGTATGATGGCCGTCGAGGATTTGACAAGGGTCGAGGCAGGAGCTACAGCCGTAGCCCAGATAGAAGCCGCTCGCGAGGCTATGACAGAAGAAGTGATAGCAGGAGCCTAAGTAGTAGGAGCAGAAGCCGTAGCAGAAGCTGGTCACGCAGCAGGAGCCGCAGCAGGAGTTGGTCACGGAGCCGCAGCCGTAGTCGCAGCAGGAGCAGAAGCCGTGATCAGGGTCCAGTAGAACGCAGGCCGCGGGTAAGATCTGGTTTTGATGTGCTGCCACCTGCAACTGAAGCTGGAGCTGCTGTAACTGGGCCACTTCCTGTACCACTACCTGGTTCAGTGTCTGATGGTACTGCACCCATACCTAGACAATCGCTGGCGGACGCATCTGATATGTCACCTATGTCGCCTGGTGGCTTGGTCCATGTCCAGGAGGGTGCACCGTTCATGGGTGGGAACGATGCCAACATTAGCAGCAGACAGGCTGACCAGCCTTCCCAAGCGACTGATCTAGCAATACCACTGAGCTTCTCTGCAACTGCAAATTTTCCAGGGCCGGCAGTTCAGCAGGATGCCCCATGA